In Paludibaculum fermentans, the genomic stretch CGATATCGAGAACATCTACCTCTACGACATCGACGATCTGGGCCGCGAAGTGGAACAGAATCGCAAGGCCCGCCAGCGCGAGGCGGACCAGGCCGAACTCATCATCGACGAAGAGATCGCCCGCCTGCTGGAACGCATGAAGGCGCGCGAAGTCGCGCCCACCATCGTCAGCCTGCAGCATCGCTTCGAGGAGATGGGCCGCCTGGAATACGAGCGGATTCGCGGCAAGCTGGGCCCGCTGTCGCCGCAGCAGGAAGAAGTGTTGGCAGCGTATACGCGCGGCCTGCTCAATAAGATCGCGCACGGGCCCCTCACCGAGATCCGCCGCGCGGCGGCGCAACCCGAAGGCGACCGCGTACTCACGCTGATCCGCCGGATGTTCCGGCTGGAGGATTCATGAAGCTCAAGATCGGAAGCCGCGGTTCGCAACTGGCCCTCTGGCAGGCGCGCTGGGTGGCTTCGCAACTGGCCGTGCTCGGTGTCGAAACGGACCTCGAGATCATTAAAACGACAGGCGACAAGATCACAGATGTGCCGCTCGCCAAAGTCGGCTCCAAAGGTCTGTTCACCAAGGAAATCGAAGAGGCGCTGCTGGAAGGGCGCATCGACCTGGCCGTGCACAGCCTGAAAGACCTGCCCACCGTGCTGCCGCCCGGCCTGACCGTGGCCGCCATCCCCGAACGGGAAACTCCGCAGGACGCCATCATCGGCTGCAAACTCGCCGAACTGCCGCATGGCGCGCGCGTTGGCACATCCAGCCTGCGCCGTTCCGCGCAGTTGAAAAAGCTGCGCCCCGACCTGCAAATCGAAAGCGTCCGAGGCAATCTCGACACCCGCCTGCGAAAGTTGGACGAAGGTCAGTTCGACGCCATCATGCTGGCAGGCGCGGGCCTGCGCCGCCTGGGCTGGGGCGACCGGATCGCCGAACTGATGGCGCCCGAGATCATGTGTCCCGCCGTCGGCCAGGGCGCCCTCGCGATTGAAACCCGGGACGATGGCGGCGCTGCGTTCAAAGTCTGCAGCCAATTGGATCATGCGGCCACCCGGGCGGCGGTCACTGCGGAACGCGCCGTCCTGGCCTCGCTCGGAGGCGGCTGCCAGGTACCCATCGGAGCTTACGCTGTCGTCACGGGCGAGGAATTGCAGCTCCGCTCCGTTGTGATCGATCCCGATGGCGGAACCTTAATCGTCGACGAGACCAGCGGTCCGGTCAGCGCAGCCGCCGAACTCGGCACCGCCGCGGCCGGCCGCCTGCTCGCCGGTGGAGCCCAGGCGATCCTCGTGCAGGTATACGGAACGAACCA encodes the following:
- the hemC gene encoding hydroxymethylbilane synthase — translated: MKLKIGSRGSQLALWQARWVASQLAVLGVETDLEIIKTTGDKITDVPLAKVGSKGLFTKEIEEALLEGRIDLAVHSLKDLPTVLPPGLTVAAIPERETPQDAIIGCKLAELPHGARVGTSSLRRSAQLKKLRPDLQIESVRGNLDTRLRKLDEGQFDAIMLAGAGLRRLGWGDRIAELMAPEIMCPAVGQGALAIETRDDGGAAFKVCSQLDHAATRAAVTAERAVLASLGGGCQVPIGAYAVVTGEELQLRSVVIDPDGGTLIVDETSGPVSAAAELGTAAAGRLLAGGAQAILVQVYGTNQPLHGQRVVVTRARSQAGTLSSRLRALGADVIELPVIDFVPLEFTAPDFPSYDWAIFTSVNGVEFFFDKVKPVAGPKLCAIGSATAAALRQRGLEPTVVPDEFIAESVVAALSTEGLEGRTILLPRASVGRDVIPEELTRLGARVDVVPVYQTIVPPDLAQQAQALLGAAKPNWITLTSSSTVKNLLAAAGPELVSASKIASIGPVTSEVARRHGLTVTVEAVPSTIEALLDAMQSWMAQHEPAPKPASA